The Mustela erminea isolate mMusErm1 chromosome 18, mMusErm1.Pri, whole genome shotgun sequence genome has a window encoding:
- the ACE gene encoding angiotensin-converting enzyme isoform X2, whose translation MGQGWAAPGLPSLFFLLLCCGHPMMVPSQETTHQVTANQATTSQTATTNQATTSSQRTTSQATTSSQTPQSPSLVTDEVEARRFVEEYDRRSLVIWNEYAEANWNYNTNITTEASKILLQKNIQMANHTLKFGTWARQFDVTNFQNASIKRMIKKIQDLERAALPANELEEYNQILLDMETTYSVASVCHANGTCLQLDPDLTNFMATSRKYEDLLWAWKSWRDKVGTAILPFFPKYVQLANKAARLNGYEDAGDSWRAMYEMPSLEQDLEQLYQELQPLYLNLHAYVRRALHCHYGSQHINLEGPIPAHLLGNMWAQTWSNIYDLVVPFPSAPKIDATEAMIKQGWTPKRMFEEADKFFTSLGLLPVPFEFWNKSMLEKPTDGREVVCHASAWDFYNGKDFRIKQCTTVNMEDLVVAHHEMGHIQYFMQYKDLPVTFREGANPGFHEAIGDVLALSVSTPKHLHSINLLSSESGGYEQDINFLMKMALDKIAFVPFSYLVDQWRWRVFDGSITKENYNQEWWNLRLKYQGLCPPVARSQGDFDPGAKFHVPSSVPYIRYFVGFVIQFQFHEALCQAAGHKGPLHTCDIYQSKEAGKRLADAMKLGFSKPWPEAMKLITGQSNMSASAMMNYFKPLLDWLLTENGRHGEKLGWPQYNWTPNSARSEGPFPGSGRVSFLGLQLDEQQARVGQWALLFLGVALLVATLGLTQRLFSIRQHSLRRPHRGPQFGSEVELRHS comes from the exons ATGGGCCAAGGTTGGGCTGCTCCAGGACTGCccagcctcttcttcctcctactCTGCTGTGGGCACCCCATGATGGTCCCCAGCCAGGAAACCACCCACCAGGTGACAGCCAACCAGGCAACAACCAGCCAGACAGCAACAACCAACCAGGCAACAACCAGCAGCCAGAGAACAACCAGCCAGGCAACAACCAGCAGCCAGACACCCCAGAGCCCAA GCCTGGTGACCGACGAGGTTGAGGCCAGAAGGTTTGTGGAGGAGTATGACCGGAGGTCCCTGGTGATATGGAACGAGTATGCCGAGGCTAACTGGAACTATAACACCAACATCACCACAGAGGCCAGCAAGATCCTG CTGCAGAAgaacatacagatggcaaaccaCACCTTAAAGTTCGGCACCTGGGCCAGGCAGTTCGATGTGACTAACTTCCAGAACGCCAGCATCAAGCGGATGATAAAGAAGATTCAGGACCTAGAGCGGGCGGCACTGCCTGCCAATGAGCTGGAGGAG TACAACCAGATCCTGCTGGACATGGAAACCACCTACAGCGTTGCCTCTGTGTGCCACGCCAATGGCACTTGTCTGCAGCTGGACCCTG ATCTGACGAACTTCATGGCCACATCCCGGAAGTATGAAGATCTGTTGTGGGCTTGGAAGAGCTGGCGGGACAAGGTGGGGACAGCcatcctccctttctttcccaagTATGTGCAACTCGCCAACAAGGCTGCCCGGCTCAACG GCTACGAAGATGCAGGGGACTCCTGGAGAGCCATGTATGAGATGCCGTCCCTGGAGCAAGACCTGGAGCAGCTCTACCAGGAGCTGCAGCCGCTGTACTTGAACCTGCACGCCTACGTGCGCCGGGCCCTGCACTGCCACTACGGGTCGCAGCACATCAACCTGGAGGGCCCAATTCCCGCTCACCTGCTGG GGAACATGTGGGCTCAGACCTGGTCCAACATCTATGACTTGGTGGTGCCCTTCCCTTCAGCCCCCAAGATAGATGCCACAGAGGCCATGATAAAGCAG gGCTGGACTCCCAAAAGGATGTTTGAAGAAGCAGACAAGTTCTTCACCTCCCTGGGGCTATTGCCTGTGCCCTTTGAGTTCTGGAACAAGTCAATGCTGGAGAAGCCAACTGATGGGCGGGAAGTTGTGTGCCATGCCTCTGCCTGGGACTTCTACAATGGCAAGGACTTCAG GATCAAGCAGTGCACCACGGTGAACATGGAGGACCTGGTGGTGGCCCATCACGAAATGGGCCACATACAGTATTTCATGCAGTACAAGGACTTGCCTGTGACCTTCCGGGAGGGTGCCAACCCTGGCTTTCACGAGGCCATCGGAGATGTGCTGGCGCTCTCTGTGTCTACCCCCAAGCACCTACACAGTATTAACCTACTGAGTAGCGAGAGCGGCGGCTATG AGCAAGACATCAATTTTCTGATGAAGATGGCACTCGACAAGATCGCCTTTGTCCCCTTCAGCTACCTCGTTGACCAGTGGCGCTGGAGGGTATTCGATGGAAGCATCACCAAGGAGAACTACAACCAGGAGTGGTGGAACCTCAG GCTGAAGTACCAGGGCCTCTGCCCCCCAGTGGCCCGGTCTCAAGGTGACTTTGACCCAGGGGCCAAGTTCCACGTTCCTTCAAGTGTGCCTTATATCAG GTACTTCGTGGGCTTTGTCATTCAGTTCCAGTTCCACGAGGCTCTGTGTCAGGCAGCTGGCCACAAGGGCCCCTTGCACACGTGTGACATCTACCAATCGAAGGAAGCAGGGAAGCGCCTGGC GGATGCCATGAAACTGGGCTTCAGTAAGCCGTGGCCGGAAGCCATGAAGCTGATCACAGGCCAGTCCAACATGTCGGCGTCCGCCATGATGAACTACTTCAAGCCGCTGCTGGACTGGCTGCTCACCGAGAACGGGCGGCACGGGGAGAAGCTGGGCTGGCCTCAGTACAACTGGACGCCGAACTCCG CTCGCTCCGAAGGCCCCTTCCCGGGCAGCGGCCGCGTCAGCTTCCTGGGCCTGCAGCTGGACGAGCAGCAGGCCCGCGTGGGCCAGTGGGCGCTGCTCTTCCTGGGCGTCGCCCTGCTGGTGGCCACGCTGGGCCTCACCCAGCGCCTCTTCAGCATCCGCCAGCACAGCCTCCGCCGGCCCCACCGCGGGCCCCAGTTCGGCTCCGAGGTGGAGCTGAGACACTCCTGA